A segment of the Pseudomonadota bacterium genome:
TTTTATCTAAATCTTCTTTAATATATTTTGTAAGGTATCTTTCCATAGCGACTATTCCGGCATGCATTCCGAAATAGTCAAGACTTTTTCGGAATGCATACCGGAATAACCGTTCAACTTATCGGTCATTTCAAAAATTGTTGATACAGCTTATAATTGTTGATGCGCGCTTTACATTAAAGTGTTTAGACAAACCAGCAGCCATTAGTCAATTGGCAATCTAATGAATCAAGGGCCATATGAATTACCAACCCAATGCCGACATAACGTAGTTTCGGGATAAAACAAAGTGCAACATAAAGTACTATGGGTAAAAAACCATGTAAAGGATGGAAGCCGATACTACAGCGCCCGCCATCATATATCGGATTTGCAATAAGATGGTCGATGTCTACAAGTATTGTGGAAATCATTATAAAATAAGCTGATTTCCAATCCCGCCGAAAGAACAGGAAAGCAACAATTGCCGGAATAAGAAAATGCAAACAGATATGTATAATCAACTCCTTTTATTATCCATCAGGATAATATTTTTGTGCTCCATCCAACAAGTAATTTAACAGATCTTAATATTTTCCCTTCAGGGATGAGAGTAAGAAAAGTGAATCTAAGATTTTTCACTGATAGCATAATAAACGCGAATATTAAATATGTTATATCAAATTAAGCGCTCAATGCATCCAAAAACCATAGAAGGTGCTAAAAATAATATAAATTTAACAGAGATAATTTCAAAACGTTTCAGTTTGGTCAAGGTCAAGGTGGGCGAAAGTTTCAACCACAGGAATACATTGTTTTTAAATCCCAGAATTCCGGGATTGTATGCATGGAACAACACACAGGCGATATTACAGGCTGGAATATCAAATGGGCTGATGCCCAAGATCGATTAATTCACCGGCTCGTTCCTCGCCGCCCTTAGCTTAGAGTTCATCCGGTGAATCAAGGTGGTCGGAAGATTCGATTGAAAAAGTATTAATGTCTTCTTTTCTATAAATAAGTTTATAAGTTGCTTACGTTCCTAATACTACCCATTGAATTTATGTCCGTTACGAGGCTCAATACTCAGCCTGCACTTTCCTCTGTCAACGCTTCACTAAAGATGTTACCATCATTAATGCATGACTCGGGGCTGGTGTGGGTGGTTAATCCTTCACCATAGGGCACTTTCAGCCACTACTTCCTGCCGGTTTTAATCGGCGCTCCCAAAAGCGGATTTGACCCCAAGCACACAAATTTTGTCCTAAATTCTTTAAGATTGTAAAATTTAAATATTATTTTTTAAATTTTTCTTCTAAATCCCACAATCCCAATCAACCCAGAACATAGTAGCCAGATAGCCCCAGGAAGAGGAACCGGGCTGGTTGAGTAATTAATAATGCTTTGAGGCGGTGCGTTCTCTCCTTCCAACGTGAAACCCTCAGGTAATTCAATCCCTATGGTTGCGCTGTGTTGGAAATCCACGTACCCACTGGCAGCAGCCACCTCTCCAGTATCGCCAATTTCAATCTCACTAAAGTCCTCTAAATATGCATGGGTTGCTCCTCCACCTACTAAACCGTCAATCATCCATTGGTCACCGTTCTGAATAGGCACTGATAAACTCACTCTCAAGCTAAGAGCGTCTGGATCCTGACTTATAAATTGAACATCTGTGTGGATCTCTGGTAATGTTGGATTATAAAGAACCTCTCCAGAAGGTAGTGAGACCTGTAAAGCTTCTATCGTATATATGCTACTATCGTTTGGTATCATGCTTGTATCTTCGGAGTTTGCATATTCACCACTGAGGCTGTAGGACGTACTATTGAGGTAATTTCCTCCTGCTGGAATCACAGTGATGCCGACAGCGCCCACTATCGCCAATGATGGAGCACCAAACTCGTAATTGAAAGAACCTTCAACATCAATAAAGACAGTCCCATAGGCTGGGTTGCCAATCTCCTCCGGTCCTCTTGCAATGGAATCATAAAAGATAGCGCCCGCTATGTTAGCATAATATGCAGGTTCATTGGTGCCTGCTATCGCGTTTATCAGGTTTTCGGTGCGTGTAACAGTTCTGGCGGTGTCTAAACTGTAACCTGAATATCCCTTGATGCTTCCAGTGTTATGGTTGATGTCAATACTATTAGTGTGTATGTATTGTTCATTACTGACAACAGGACCGGTATTATAACTATATTGGGTAGACACGCCATCACCAAATGTTAGGATTGAGTCGCTCGAATCACTGGGGTAAATGCTGGAAAATACCCAGCCAAAAGACGGGATTGGCAAAGAAAGTACAAATAAAAGAGATACCGAAATACTAAATAATGCAATGCGTGAATGAATTTTCATTTTCCTCTCCTATAATTGGTTAAGTTCAACAGGTTGATCTATCTGAACAATGATTACAAATGGTACTGATATTTTAATGCACGCTTATGCATGTTTGCTGCTTATTTTTCCTCCTTTACCTTTAGGAGGATACCCAAAAAATTAATAATAAATAGACAATGCCCCCCAACATGTCCAGGCAGTAGAATGCAAACCTCCCCATTGAAAAATGTCACATCTATGTTAAAATTGACACATGCTGAATAGTGCATTTTTCAGTTGTTTATCTTAATTCCATGTCCGTTTAATTGTTCACAATTTCTAAAAAAAACAAAAGCCCCATGCTTCAATTATATGAAGATTGGGGCTTAAGTATATTCAGTCATATTAAATCCTAAAGAGCTATGAAAATGGATTATTTATTCCGGAAAACGTTAAAATAACATAACTTGTATTATGAACAATAATACGCCAGGGGTCAAGTTCGCTTTTGGCTCTTATTTTCCATATTAATAAGTTCGTCTATACATTTTTGATATTTATGGACTGGCGTTATTCAAAATGGAACTAAATTTATTAGCAAACCTTTTGAAATTTATATTTTGTTATCATGATTTACATTAGAAATCTACTATTTCCATGAAAATGTTAGATTTACTTTTTACAGGAATACACTGAATTAAAAAACATAACTATGATATGCCATAATTAAGGTAAAGGTTTAAATTATAGCTGAAGGTGTTTTATCTTACGGTTTCGCCTTGTACCATGCGGCATATATGGCCGGCAGAGACACAAGTGTCATTATTGTCGCACCAAACAGGCCTCCGCCGATAGCTACTGCCATAGGCCCCCAGAATACACTGAATGAAATGGGGATCATGGCTAAAATGGCCGCCGCTGCGGTTAGCATGATAGGACGAAAACGAAGTACTGTTGCATTTATTATCGAGTTCCATACCGATTCTCCGGCTTTAAGCTGCTGATCGATCTGGTCGATCAGGATAACGGTATTGCGCATGATAATACCTGCCAGAGCCAATATCCCAAACTGGACGACAAATCCCATGGGCCGACCCGTAAGAAATAGCCCCAGGCTGACACCGATTATGCCCATGGGAGCCGTAAGCAGTACCAGTACTACCTTGGAAATACTATGCAACTGCAATATTAAAAGTGTTGTGATAATCAGAATCATCAATGGCACAGGTTCAAGAAGCCAGCGGGTACTCTTGATGCTAAGCTCCATGGCTCCCCCGATTTCGATGCTGTAGCCTTGTGGAAGAGATTTGCGAAGGTCTGACAGATTTTTGAAAACTTTTGCGGTTGCATCATTTCCCAAGACACCGGGGATTGTTCCGGCCTGTACCGTGATGGTCGGCTTCAGATTTCGCCGCCAGATCAAGCCTTCTTCTGCATCGTAGCTTATTGTCGCGATCTGACCGAGAGGGATAAAGCGGCCCCTGCCGATGTGTATATTGAGATCCTTGATTCCGGATAAATCGGACCTGTTTTTTGCATCTGCACGAATCACAATGTTTACGGTCTTGTCTTTTTCCCGAAACTCGGCAACCGGTACGCCCGACAGAAGACTCTGAAGATTAAGAGACAAAGTCCGGCTGTCAATTCCAAGTATTCTTGCTTTGTCCTGATCAACGGTTAGATGCATGACTTTGTTTTTTTCATTCCAGTCCTGATTTACATTCCTAAGATTACTATCGGCCGCCATGACATCACGTACCTGTTTTGCAATGTCACGAACCTTTTGATGGTTAATCCCTGAAACACGAATCATTACCGGATAGGCATCGGATGGCCCGGTATTAATTACTTTGGCAATACCGCGTACATTTGGAAAGCTGGTAGTAAATATTTTTTTTGTTTTTTTCACAAGCCTGTTGCGTGCTTCAAAGTCCCTGGCTAAAATGATAAATTGTGCAAAATTGGTGTTGGGAAGCGTAGGCTCGGCGGTAAGGACGAAACGAGGCGCTCCTTTTCCTATATAATAGGAATATTGTATAATGCCCGGATCGTTGCTGATATGTTTTGCAAACTCATGTGCTTCCTGTTCGGTGGCTTGCAACGATGCTCCTTCGGGCAGGCGTAATTCGACTACTACTTCCGGTCTTGTAGAGGCCGGAAAAAACTCCTTCTTCACCTTTCCCATTAAAAAAACGGAAGCTATTAAGCTGGCCACGGTGGCCGCAATTACCAGCCAACGGTAGGTCAGGCACCATACCAGGATTCTTTTGAACAACCGGTAAAAGAATGTATCATAGATATTATGCTCATGACCGGCAGGAGTATGTTTTACTTTCACGAGGCTAAATCCGATCAGCGGCGTGACAGTAACTGCAACCACCCAGGAAATAAGCAAAGCAATCGTTACCACCGAAAAGATGCTTCCGGTAAATTCGGAAGCACTGCCCTTGGAAATAAACACGGGAATGAAACCTGCGCTCGTAACCAGGGTTCCCGTCAGAAGAGGAAAAGCAGTTGCTTTATAGGCAAAGGAAGCCGCAGAAAAGCGGTCCCATCCCTGTTCGAGTTTAACGGTCATCATTTCTATGGCGATAATGGCATCATCCACCAAAAGCCCCAAAGCAATGATAAGCGCCCCTAAAGAAATCTTATGGAGGTCGATTCCCAGAATTTGCATTGCAATAAAAACGCCTGCAATTACCAGTGGGATGCAAAGAGCGACAACAAGGCCGGATCGCAGCCCCAGGCTTAAGAAACAGACAATGATTACAATAATTACTGCTTCCGCCAAAACCTTAATGAATTCATTGATCGCAGCTTTCACAACTTGCGGCTGATCGGACACCGTGTTTAGTTCCAAACCCAGGGGGAGTTCTTTTTTGATGCGCTTTATAGCCTCATCGAGGTTTTGCCCCAGGTCCAGAATATTGCCACCTTTTTCCATGGATGCTGCCAGACCTATGGCCGGCAGACCATTATAAAACATCTTGGGTTCCGGTGGATCTGCATAACCACGTTTGATACCCGCAATATCACCCAGGCGAAAGGTACGTCCTCCGGCCCGAATTGGCAAACTCTTAAGCTCCTTAACCTTTTCAAACATACCTGTTGTACGGAGAAATATCTTATCTGTGGATGTTTCCATCATGCCGGAAGGAGCCATGGCATTCTGAGCCGCAACAAAGCGGGCGATAACAGCCGGATCAATACCCAATAAGGCAAGCTTGCCGTTTTCTATCTCGATAGTGATTATCTCGGGCTGAACCCCCAACAACTCAACTTTTTTGATATCTTTTATACGCAAAAGGTTTCGACGGATTTTTTCAGCTCTTTCCCGCATTTCCTCATATGTAAAACCGTCACCCGTAAGTGCATAGACACAACCAAAAACGTCATCAAAGCGATCATTAAAGAAAGGCCCAACAACACCTTGAGGAAGCGTTACCTTTATATCGTTGACCATATTACGCACTTCAAGCCAGGTTGGACGAACCTCGTCTTCGTGGACATCATCTTCTTTTAAAGCAACATATATAATGGATTTTCCCGGGGTGGAGTAACTCTTGAGATAATCCAGACCCGGTGTTTCCTGGAGCTTTTTTTCAATCTTGTCTGTTACCTGCTCTTCTATCTCTCTGGCGCTGGCACCTGGCCAGGCAACGCTTACGATCATCTGGCGGATAGTATAGTCAGGATCTTCCATGCGTCCCAGGTTTTGATAAGAAATGACTCCGCCAATAAAGGTAATAAAGATAAAATAGTAAATTATCTGCTTATGATTCAGCGCCCATTCTGTCAGATTAAAGGATTTCACTTTTTGTCACCTTCCATAACTTTCACCTTCTGACCTTCACGCAATTTATGAACACCGGCTGTAACAATAACTTCTCCTGTTTTCAAACCATCCGAGATCTGAACCCGGCCATTTCCGAAAATGCCCGTCCTGACCGGTCTGAGCCAGACTTTTTCTTCCCGGACTATCCAGACACAGGGGGTTTCTTTAGTTTGGTACAGAGCTGACAGGGGAATAGATGCAATAATGGTTTGATCATCCGGAGCTGCGATTTCTACTTTAGCTGTCATGCCCAGTTTGATTTCCGGCAATTGTTGTAACAGACTTACGCGAACCTTGTAAGTACGGGAAACGGGGTTCGCCATAGGCGATATTTCACGAATTTTGCCTGCAACAATCAAATCAGGCAGAGCCCAGAAAGTAATCCTGATCAAAGTAACATTTTTAAGATCACCAATACGGTTTTCAGGAACATAGATTTCAATCTCTAATTCTTTCTCATCTACCATAGTTATTACAATCTGTCCGGGGCCCACGACTTGTCCTGCCTCGGCACTGATTCCGGAAACCACACCCGAACGATCCGTACGCAGTGAACTGTATTTTAACTGGTTGGATACCTGTACATATTGAGCCTCTGCCTGCTGATACGTTGCTTGTGCTACTTCATAAGTACTTTCATAACGGTCAAGTTGTGCACGGCTGACCACATCCTGCTCGTACAATTGCCGATAGCGATTCAGGTTTTTCTCAGCCAAGTCCAATTGGGATTTAATAGCAGCAACCCGGGCAATTTGGCTGTTTACAGTTTCTGCAATATCCTGAGGATCAATCTGCATCAGTATCTGTCCCTGCTTGACCATGGAACCAAGCTCCACATATCGCTTGATTATTTTACCACCTACCTGAAAGGCTAATTGACTTTCCCTGCGGCCGCGAACCTCTCCTGAATACGAATAGTTTTTTATATTATCAGTAGTACTATCAACAATCATGGTACGAACCAGAGGGGTATCATCCTCTATCAAAGGAGCTGCCTGAAAACGGTCTTTGTAAAAAATCCCGGCAAAGATAAGACAAAATAAAAACATCAACAACAGAATCATGTATATTTTATTTCTGAGATTAGACACAAACAATTAAATACTCCTTTTTTATTTATAAATTTCCCGCAAATCGATTCCGGTAGCATAATGAGTCGCAGCCTCCGCTCTACGGTAATCATAAATAGAGCGGATGCGATTCGTCTCGGCATTTGTCATAAGGGTCACGGCATCAAGTACTTGTGTAGCCGTACCTTCACCTTCCTCATATCGTCTTTTGTTAATACGCAAATTTTCCTGCGCCTGATCCACGGCATCCTGGTTTGCCAGAATACGTGCATAAGCATTATGCAGATCAAGGGTGTAGCGCTGCAGTTCCAGTTTGATTTCATCAACAAGCCTGGCCCGTTGCTCCAGAAGCTGATTCTTTTGATACCCGGTTTTTTGTAAGTTTGCCATGGAACGTCCACCCTCGAAAAGATTTATGTTGACCCCGAACATCAACGACCAGTTATTCTCATGGAGCTGGTAGGAATTTTCCATATAATCATTTGATGCTCTCACGAAAAATTTCGGCAAAAATTCCGACTTTTTTGCAACCGTTTCAAGATTGATAGCATTTAATGTCCGGTCTACAATCTTTATTTCCGCACGCTTTTTTAAAGCTTCCATCCATAACTGTTCCAGATCAGGATTGGAAGGCGGCAAAATAGGATTATTTATCTCTTCAGCCCTGACCGGACTGTTTAGGGGTCTCAAAAGTAGATTGTTAAGATTCGCCGAACGCAAGGCTTCCAGATTTTTTAGTGTCAGTTGCTTCTGTCTGGCGTCTGACAGACGTACCTGGACCTGCAAAAGATCATTTCTGGTAGTAACACCTGCCTTGTAAAGCTTGTCCGCATCCCTGTAATGTGCCTCCAGCCGCTCAATATCCTTGTCTGCCGCAACAACCAGATGTTCTGACTCCAGCAATTCATAGAACACTACAGTAAATTCTAAAGCGGCGGAGTTTCGTATTCTGGCAGAATCAAATTTTTTTGCTTCAAGAAGCATACTGCTTGCCTGATAACGTGAAAGGCTGCCATAAAAATCAAACAGAATCTGCTGTATGCTGATACTGTATGAATAGTGATGGGAGTCGGAAGTATTGATTGCCATACCGTTTACGGTCATAGCCGGTTGACGGTCCAGACTTGTATGCCCTGCAGAAGCATCGATTCTGGGCAGAAGACCTGAACGTGCAACATTAACATCCGACTCGGCAATTCTTTCGCTAAACCCTGCGATTTTAACAGCCCGGCCTTGTTTTGTAACGATTTTCAGACCTTCTGAAAGAGTTATCATTTGCGGTACATCATCAGCAGCAATACCGGCATTTGAGTAGCAGATTAATATCACCGTAAGTAAAATTGTCCGCCACTTCTTGATCATTGATAAATTTATCTTACAATATCTCATGCAATATCTCTTTATTGATTTATAATTTATTAATCTTCCATCATAACCCAGCAGGTATGATCTACCAGACCAAACCGCTTCAGACCACAGGCCAAACAAAAGCCTACATCTGTTTTTGTATTTGTTTGTTTCCGCTCCTGCCACTGGAGAATTACGCTGATATCACTGTTGGTGGCAGAATTTATATAAAAGTTCATTTCCGGAATCGCCGGTCCCTTGAAAGTTTTACAAAATTCCTTCAAATATTGGCGGGCCTGCTCCGCAAAATGGCCGGATGTTCGAACAGCTACTATCTCCAGAAGTTTCATCATAATTTACCTCACTTTCCCTTTTTATGTATTAGCCAAAAACGTGCCAAAATATTTATCTTGCAAATACAGACATATAAACGAATTCAACAAACAAAGTTATTGTATGCAACGCCTTACGCGTTGCATTTCGCGCTTATTGCTTTACAGATTGTAATAAGCTATATTTTGACTATCTATTTTGACTGCTTATCAAAATTCGGACTTTTTTGGAGTTCATAAATAATGGGAGACACTAATGCCGATAGATGAAAATTATTTTTTCCGGGAAGCTACGCTGCGCATCTGCAGTAGTCTGGAGATCGAAAAAGCGCTATGGAACTGCTTTATCTATATCCGTGACTATATCCCGGCAGATATAATACTTATAGATATTTATGATCCGGAAACCGGGATTGGGGAAACCATTGCAAAAGCAGATTTAAGCGGAGGAAAACTTATATCCGCCAAAACTGTTGCTCCGGCGGATACTAAAAAGCTTATCGAGGAATTGCGAATAAACCCTGAAATGACACCAAAGATATTGGTGGCCAACCGAATTGGCGATCATCCGATTTTGGGCCCAATGTCCGATATTGTTGGCCACCCTGATGCCGCGTTTATGGCAATCGGGCCAAACCCGGAATGGGATTTTATTGCCGGTATTCTTATCGGTAATAACAAAGGTAAAAAATACTCGGAAAAACATGTACAATTATTTACGCTTTTAAGTGAACCTTTTACCATTGCACTCAGCAATTATTTACGTTACCGGGAAGTACTGCGGCTTAAAGAAGTTCTTGCGGATGACAACCGGTACTTACAGGAAGAGTTACTGCAGCAGGCAGGAGAAGAGATCGTTGGCGCCCATTTCGGTCTGAAGCAGGTCATGGAAAAGGTCGGCCAGGTTGCGCCCCTTTCCAGTCCTGTTCTCTTGTTGGGAGAAACTGGAACAGGAAAAGAGGTCATAGCCACAGCCATTCATAATCTGTCGCTTAGAAGAAACGGCCCATTTATTAAAGTTAATTGCGGTGCCATCCCTGAATCCCTTATGGACAGCGAACTATTTGGCCATGAGAAAGGTTCATTTACCGGAGCCCTTTCTCAGAAACGCGGCCGCTTTGAGCGGGCCCATGGCGGCACAATCTTTCTTGATGAGATCGGCGAGTTAACTCCAGGAGCACAGATCAGACTCTTGCGGGTAATCCAGGAAAAGGAGATAGAACGGGTTGGCGGATCGGAAACCATCAAGATTGACATCCGGGTTATTGCTGCTACGCACCGCAATCTGGAAACCATGCTGGCAGAAGGCAAGTTCCGTACAGACCTATATTTCCGCCTACGGGTTTTTCCGATTGTAATTTCGCCTCTGCGTGACCGACGCGCCGATATTCCTGCTTTGATCCAATATTTTATGGTGAAAAAGACTCAAGAGCTGGGCTTTTTAAAGGTCCCAACCCTCGCACCCGGTGCAATTGAAAAACTTATGAACTACAACTGGCCCGGCAATGTCCGGGAATTGCAAAATGCAGTTGAGCACGCCCTTATCCTCAGCAGGGAACAACCACTGGCCTTCGATAGTCTGGGTGATATTATTCCCCGCACAGAAGCAATAATACCAGAGAGTAACGGGAAAAACCCTTTCAGTCTTGAACAAACAATGTCAGAAGCGATTGTAAAAGCCCTGCAAATGTCCAATGGCCGTGTAGGTGGTGAAAACGGCGCAGCAAAGATTCTGGAAATTAATCCTTCAACACTTCGAACCAAAATGCGTAAGCTCGGTATCCATGCCAACACCAAAGGAACTAAATGAAAAATCCATTAATTTAATCAGTTTTACATATTGCAATGGCTTATTAAAATGACGAGTCCAAAAATCGTTACTGGTATAACACTTACCATTCATATCCCATCCTTATGGTTACCTCACTAGTCTCTATACCATCACCAAAACCGTAGCAGGCATCCTTGTCTCCAAAAAAGGCCTGAAGCTTCAGATCAGTATAAAACTGGGGGGTAAGATACCACTTGATTGAAGGTTTAAGCATATACGTACTGCCTTCACCATGTTTTCCGGGATTAACTGCTACTATAATTATTGGATTAAGCCTGGAAGCCCACCAATAGGTCATGATTTGAAACATGAACACATCTTGTTCTCTCATATTTCTGCGGTCGTATCTGAGTGTTTTGTGGTTGGCTGTTTCAAATGTGGTGCCTTCATAATGCGGAACGTAATGCGAATCGCTCAAATAGTTATTCCATTCATTGATAGTTTTATGAATCCATTCTACTGAAACTTTCGTCAGATCTTTAGAAAGCCACCTTAAGCGCAGATCCTTGTCAATCGCAAGCATTGTTTTTGTAACAGGATGATATTCAAATGTATATTGTTCAGTTCCTGCTGCATTATAATAATAACTTGATCTTGGAAGACCTATAGGATACGCCGTATATCGGGAAACCTCTCCTCTTACGATAGCTTCCAAGCCAAACGCCAACAATTGGTAACTGAAATAAGCTCCGTAAACATGTTGCTTGTTATAATTCATCTCGGCTGTTGATGGGAACGGAAGATTAAAAAATGTTGGGTTGAGTACAAAATCCTTCATTATCACGCTTGGTTCATTAACTACATCTCTGAAATATACAAAAGATAAGTTGAGTCTGTCTCCGATTAATGCAGATACCTTGGCTCCGTATTCATTATTGTTGGTGGGAACGTTATACCGGAATTTTGCAATCCCCTTATTATCGGCAAACGGCAATATGCTTGCATATGGAGCTTGCAATTGACCCTCAGATGTATAATTGGTTACTGTGTCAAGAGGCCCGAATTGAGTAGGCCTGATATCAGGAATCCACAATAAATCAAAATTGAGTCTGATTTTTGTCATTTTTGGAAGACTGTAATTGAGCCGGCCCATCCAAAGAGGAGTCTTAACATCATCGGGATTCTGAAAAAATAAATTGAAAGAAGTATCCGGCGGGTTGATAACATCATTAAGTGTTTCCAGCAGACCCTCGCCCCAGGAAACGATTTGTCTTCCCGGCCTGAAAAAGCCGTTTCCAAAATCACCTCTATAAGAAAAATCTATAAAGGCTTCCCTTAAATCACTTTCAAATCTTACGTCTTCTAAGCCGTAATCAAACCTTGAAGCACCAAGATTATTTTTGATATCGTATCTCTGTGCAGCAAGATCAAAAATCGAATCATAAGCGCCACGAAACGTTAGATGTAATTTTTCTACTGAAAACGACCCCCATTGCATTTTAGGATCAATATCAATATCGAATTTTAAAGTATTTCTTTGTTGTACTCCATATGCTTCATCGAAAAAGCCGTACTGAAGACCATTTGCATCACGTAAAACAAAACCGGATTCAAAAAACCCATGAAAACTGGTAGACATTGCAGCAGATGCATTTAAAGAGAAAATAATCAATATTACCAAAATGGCAAAAACAAAGACAACTGCTTCACCCAATCTTCTTTTACTCATATCTTTTCTCCTAAAATTTATGTTTTTAAAAAGACACAGCCTCTACCTTTTGATGATATTAGAGCCACTTTCAAAATGTTTCAGTTTGGTCAAGCTCAAGGCGGGAGAAAATTTCAACCACAGGAATACATAGAGTATTTCGAGGATTGAAATTTGAACCCAACGCAGAGATCGGCCAAAATGGGGCGTTTTGAAACTGGCTCATTAGAATATCCATATTTTACTTAGACAATAGCAAAAGATTATCCAGGGTAAAATAATTTGACTTCATTTTTGATTCAGGCATATAAATAAAGGCCTCGGGACTATTAGCGCAATTAGTTATCGTAGCATGCCGAGCTTTTTCATCTACATAGAGCTGATTATCTACATCTCCTGTAGTATTTTTACCAGTCGGTGACTCACTATAATGTACAAATTTAGCCATCCATGTCCGGAATTCGCCGGATTTTTCATACACCTCTTTATACCAGATAGTATAAGTCTCCTGATCAATATAATTTACGTGTAACCCCCAACTATAATATGGATCTTTTGGCATCTGTTCAACAATCCAAACTTTTCTGGGAATATAGGTTATAACTCCTGTTGCAGGTGCCCAGGCAGCACCCTTAAATCCCGGAATTTCATAATTCAATTTGAAGCACCTGCCTGTGTAGGGATATTTTAGAGCAATCCTTCCATCCGGAAATTCCTCAACAGGAATCATATTCGGACTAGTAAAAGGAACAAGTACTGTCTTTTCTCCAATATACTTCCAATTCATTGAACGGTCTTTGCCACTCCAGCCCTGGTTCATATCCATCCATGCATCAGAACCCATATATGGGTCTGACCTCGAGGTTGAGCCGGTTTGTCGAACCCTGCGAATTGCAGGAACAAAGGCATAAG
Coding sequences within it:
- a CDS encoding DUF1329 domain-containing protein — encoded protein: MKHKKIFKYFKMSLCSLLVLFLFCGAALALDLPKVIDKTNCSQFKDLLIPAMYRAVERGDMVVTPGAINFKYKLSNSFIDASAKNAGKFDISPDGDLVEKSTGEIPLYNIYGFPFPSIDLKDPKAGSKIILNFDFQIYRFMATRLRRPMLWINESGLERYSDGLDHRLYMTGRPPGQEIKKNPDHVLRYAFIRALEPMCLKGTNMMSYIYMDSRQDSSYAFVPAIRRVRQTGSTSRSDPYMGSDAWMDMNQGWSGKDRSMNWKYIGEKTVLVPFTSPNMIPVEEFPDGRIALKYPYTGRCFKLNYEIPGFKGAAWAPATGVITYIPRKVWIVEQMPKDPYYSWGLHVNYIDQETYTIWYKEVYEKSGEFRTWMAKFVHYSESPTGKNTTGDVDNQLYVDEKARHATITNCANSPEAFIYMPESKMKSNYFTLDNLLLLSK
- a CDS encoding sigma 54-interacting transcriptional regulator; the protein is MPIDENYFFREATLRICSSLEIEKALWNCFIYIRDYIPADIILIDIYDPETGIGETIAKADLSGGKLISAKTVAPADTKKLIEELRINPEMTPKILVANRIGDHPILGPMSDIVGHPDAAFMAIGPNPEWDFIAGILIGNNKGKKYSEKHVQLFTLLSEPFTIALSNYLRYREVLRLKEVLADDNRYLQEELLQQAGEEIVGAHFGLKQVMEKVGQVAPLSSPVLLLGETGTGKEVIATAIHNLSLRRNGPFIKVNCGAIPESLMDSELFGHEKGSFTGALSQKRGRFERAHGGTIFLDEIGELTPGAQIRLLRVIQEKEIERVGGSETIKIDIRVIAATHRNLETMLAEGKFRTDLYFRLRVFPIVISPLRDRRADIPALIQYFMVKKTQELGFLKVPTLAPGAIEKLMNYNWPGNVRELQNAVEHALILSREQPLAFDSLGDIIPRTEAIIPESNGKNPFSLEQTMSEAIVKALQMSNGRVGGENGAAKILEINPSTLRTKMRKLGIHANTKGTK